The Mycolicibacterium parafortuitum nucleotide sequence GGATGGTTGGTCGAGTTGGAGGCCGATGCCGGTGCGCTGCAGGAGGCGCTGTCGGGGCTGCTCGACGCCGAAGGCTACCGCGCGCACGTCGACGACTGATCGAGTTGTTAGGGTCGTTGCGACAGACCGGGACGCAACGAGTGGATCCGGCAGTGGTGGATACAACGTGGTCGGATGCGCGGTACGGTCGACACCAGCGGCGTGACGGCTGGCGCCCGGCCGCTTATCGCCACAGCAGCCAGTGAGGAGCAGCGGGTGACGGACAAGGACTTCAACTCTGGGGCCGACTCTGACGAAGTCACTGTGGAGACCACATCGGTGTTCCGCGCCGACTTCCTCAACGAGCTCGACGCTCCACCCGCAGCGGGTGGCGAGAGCGCGGTCTCGGGGGTGGAAGGACTTCCTGTCGGGTCGGCGCTGTTGGTGGTCAAGCGTGGCCCCAACGCCGGATCGCGGTTCCTGCTCGACCAGCCGACCACGTCGGCCGGTCGCCATCCCGACAGCGACATCTTCCTCGACGACGTCACCGTGAGCCGGCGGCACGCGGAGTTCCGGCTGGAGAGCGGCGAGTTCCAGGTCGTCGACGTCGGCAGCCTCAACGGCACCTACGTCAACCGTGAGCCGGTCGACTCGGCGGTGCTCGCCAACGGCGACGAAGTGCAGATCGGCAAGTTCCGCCTGGTGTTCCTGACCGGGCCGAAGGGCGACGACAGCGCCGCCGGCTGACCGGCACCCCGACCCCGACCCGACGAACCGCCCGGACGCCAGATGACACAACCCGACACCCCCGCCGTGAACGGGATGTCGATCGGGGTTGTCCTGGATCTGCTGCGCGACGAGTTCCCGGACGTCACGATCTCCAAGATCCGCTTCCTGGAGGCCGAGGGTCTGGTGACTCCCGAGCGCACCGCATCGGGTTACCGCCGTTTCACCGCGTACGACTGCGCCCGGCTGAGATTCATCCTGACCGCGCAGCGCGACAACTACCTGCCGCTGAAGGTCATCAAGGCGCAGCTCGACGCGCTGCCGGACGGCGAGCTGCCGCAGACCGTGTCGCCGTACGGCACGCCGCGGTTGGTGCCCGTCGGAGAGCAGGCGCCGACGTCGGGCGCCGCACCCGCGGCGCCCACCCCGGTCCGGTTGAGCCGTGGTGATCTGCTCGAACGCTCCGGCGTCTCCGACGAACTGCTGACCTCTCTGGTCAAGGCGGGCGTGATCACGCCGATCTTCAAAGGCGCCGGGACGGCGTTCTTCGACGAGCATTCGGTCGTGATCGCCCAGTGCGCCCGCGCGCTGGCCGACTACGGCGTGGAACCGCGGCACCTGCGCGCGTTCCGTTCCGCGGCCGACCGGCAGTCGGATCTGATCGCCCAGATCGCCGGGCCGGTGGGCAAGGGCGGAAAGGCCGGTGCCCGAGACCGCGCCGACGATCTGGCTCGGGAGGTCGCCGCGCTGGCGATCACGTTGCACACGTCGTTGATCAAGTCGGCTGTACGCGACGTTCTCGACCGCTGAGGACTAGACTCGCGCTGACGGATTCGTCGGCGTGCGGAGGGTAGGCACATGGGTGAGGTTCGTGTGATCGGCATTCGCGTTGAGCCGCCCCAGAACCAGCCTGTCTTGTTGTTGCGGGAGTCCAATGGGGACCGGTATCTGCCGATCTGGATCGGGCAGTCGGAAGCCGCGGCGATCGCGCTGGAGCAGCAGGGCGTCGAGCCGTTGCGGCCGATGACCCACGATCTGTTCCGCGATGTCATTGCCGCCCTTGGTCATTCACTCAAAGAGGTGCGCATCGTCGACCTGCAGGAGGGCACGTTCTACGCCGACCTGGTCTTCGACCGCGACATCAAGGTCTCGGCCCGGCCCTCGGATTCGGTCGCGATCGCGCTGCGGGTCGGGGTGCCGATCTACGTCGAGGAAGCGGTGATGGCCGAGGCCGGGCTGCTGATCCCGGACGAGAGCGACGAGGAGTCCACCGGCGCGGTGCGCGAGGACGAGGTCGAGAAGTTCAAGGAGTTCCTCGACAGCGTGTCCCCGGACGACTTCAAGGCGACCTGACCAGCTTGGTCACGGATGCGTCTCGTCAGCGTCGACACGCGCGTCGGGTTTTCTCAAACATCGAATCCGACCCCCATACTTGGTCCCGACGGGCAGTCACGAGAGGCCCTCAAGCGTATGCTCGAACCAGGTTCGAGCAGGGTGTAGCCAGCGGTTGAGCGCGCCCACGCAGGTCAAGGACGCGGGTTCGATCGGCGAGAGGATTCGACAAGTGGGCGACACGCCACGCCAGGAGCAACTGGATCTGACCTCAGACTCGGGTGCGGGCTCCGGCGAGAGTCAACCCCGGGCGGTCAGTGAACCAGTGCAGGGCGGCCTGTTCCCCGACGACTCGGTTCCCGACGAACTCGTCGGCTACCGCGGTCCGAGTGCCTGCCAGATCGCCGGCATCACCTACCGCCAGCTCGACTACTGGGCTCGCACCTCACTGGTGGTGCCCTCCATCCGCGGCGCCGCCGGATCCGGCAGCCAGCGCCTCTACTCGTTCAAGGACATCCTCGTCCTCAAGATCGTCAAGCGCCTTCTCGACACCGGCATCTCCCTGCACAACATCCGCGTCGCCGTCGATCACCTGCGCCAGCGCGGCGTCCAGGATCTGGCCAACATCACGCTGTTCTCCGACGGCACCACCGTGTACGAGTGCACGTCCGCCGAAGAGGTCGTCGACCTGCTGCAGGGCGGTCAGGGCGTGTTCGGGATCGCGGTGTCCGGTGCGATGCGGGAACTGACCGGCGCGATCGCCGACTTCCCGGGTGAGCGCGCCGACGGCGGCGAGTCGATCTCGGCGCCGGAGGACGAACTGGCGTCGCGGCGCAAGCACCGGGACCGCAAGATCGGCTGAGCCGATGGCCCGGGGGTAGAATCGCTTCCGCATCGCCCTTGCGCGGGAGAGCTCCGCGGCTGCCAGCCGCGGACGCCGAAGGAGCAACACCTCTCCGTCAACCTCTCAGGCACCCAGGACCGCGCCGGGCCCCGATGCCTCTGGAAAGCGGTGCCCATCGGCACCCGCCCATGGGGAAAGGCGCTCTCGCCGACACGGCGGGAGCGGCCGAATCTCTCAGGCAGCCCGATCCGGGTCGACGACAGAGGGGGAGGAGCCGCCGCTTTTCGTGCGCCCCCGGGAGATGTCGTCACGTGTCTGATCAGTCTCAGGCCCCGTCCGTTCCGCAGTTCGTCGACCGCCACATCGGGCCGGATCAGGCCGCCGTCGACACGCTGCTGAACACCATCGGGGTGAGCTCGCTCGACGAACTGGCCGCCAAGGCCCTGCCTGCGGGCATCCTGGACCCGCTCTCCGCCGACGGCGTCGCCCCCGGACTTGAGCACCTTCCGCCCGCCGCCTCCGAACATGAGGCGCTCGCCGAGCTGCGCGCGCTGGCCGACTCCAACACCGTCGCGGTGTCGATGATCGGCCAGGGTTACTACGACACGCTGACCCCGCCGGTGCTGCGCCGCAACATCCTGGAGAACCCGGCCTGGTACACCGCCTACACGCCGTACCAGCCCGAGATCAGCCAGGGCCGGCTCGAGGCGCTGCTGAACTTCCAGACCATGGTGACCGACCTGACCGGTCTCGAGGTCGCCAACGCGTCGATGCTCGACGAGGGCACCGCCGCCGCCGAGGCGATGACGTTGATGCACCGCGCGGTGCGCGGCCCGGCCAACAAGCTCGCTGTGGACGTCGACGTCTACCCGCAGACCGCCGCG carries:
- the garA gene encoding glycogen accumulation regulator GarA, which translates into the protein MTDKDFNSGADSDEVTVETTSVFRADFLNELDAPPAAGGESAVSGVEGLPVGSALLVVKRGPNAGSRFLLDQPTTSAGRHPDSDIFLDDVTVSRRHAEFRLESGEFQVVDVGSLNGTYVNREPVDSAVLANGDEVQIGKFRLVFLTGPKGDDSAAG
- the ftsR gene encoding transcriptional regulator FtsR → MTQPDTPAVNGMSIGVVLDLLRDEFPDVTISKIRFLEAEGLVTPERTASGYRRFTAYDCARLRFILTAQRDNYLPLKVIKAQLDALPDGELPQTVSPYGTPRLVPVGEQAPTSGAAPAAPTPVRLSRGDLLERSGVSDELLTSLVKAGVITPIFKGAGTAFFDEHSVVIAQCARALADYGVEPRHLRAFRSAADRQSDLIAQIAGPVGKGGKAGARDRADDLAREVAALAITLHTSLIKSAVRDVLDR
- a CDS encoding bifunctional nuclease family protein — its product is MGEVRVIGIRVEPPQNQPVLLLRESNGDRYLPIWIGQSEAAAIALEQQGVEPLRPMTHDLFRDVIAALGHSLKEVRIVDLQEGTFYADLVFDRDIKVSARPSDSVAIALRVGVPIYVEEAVMAEAGLLIPDESDEESTGAVREDEVEKFKEFLDSVSPDDFKAT
- a CDS encoding MerR family transcriptional regulator; amino-acid sequence: MGDTPRQEQLDLTSDSGAGSGESQPRAVSEPVQGGLFPDDSVPDELVGYRGPSACQIAGITYRQLDYWARTSLVVPSIRGAAGSGSQRLYSFKDILVLKIVKRLLDTGISLHNIRVAVDHLRQRGVQDLANITLFSDGTTVYECTSAEEVVDLLQGGQGVFGIAVSGAMRELTGAIADFPGERADGGESISAPEDELASRRKHRDRKIG